One stretch of Siphonobacter curvatus DNA includes these proteins:
- a CDS encoding BlaI/MecI/CopY family transcriptional regulator yields the protein MEELTRTEERVMQAIWDLDTPFFIKDLVERMPGKPPYNTLLSVVRILESKGFLGYKAYGRTYEYFAKIPKEDYRKSGFRKLLSDYFDGSTTSLLSFMAKEEQITSEQLEQLQKMIEGKNQA from the coding sequence ATGGAAGAACTCACCCGCACCGAAGAACGCGTCATGCAGGCCATCTGGGATTTGGATACGCCATTCTTTATCAAAGATCTGGTGGAGCGGATGCCGGGCAAACCGCCCTACAATACCCTCTTATCGGTCGTGCGAATACTGGAATCGAAGGGCTTTCTGGGGTATAAAGCCTACGGTCGTACGTACGAATACTTCGCCAAAATTCCCAAGGAAGATTACCGGAAAAGTGGGTTTCGCAAGTTGCTTAGCGATTACTTCGATGGTTCTACAACGAGCTTACTTTCTTTCATGGCCAAGGAAGAACAGATCACGTCGGAGCAGCTTGAGCAACTGCAAAAAATGATTGAAGGCAAAAATCAAGCGTAG
- the htpG gene encoding molecular chaperone HtpG → MDTTTFHEKGNISIHTENIFPIIKKFLYSDHEIFLRELVSNAVDATQKIKRLASLGEYGGELGDLTIKVSVDKEAKTITISDKGLGMTADEIKKYINQIAFSGALEFVEKYKDQGVERGAIIGQFGLGFYSAFMVASQVEIVTKSYQDAPAARWICDGSTEFEITSADKTERGTDIILHVAPDSEEFLEQYRLNTILEKYGKFLPIPVEFDGKVINETEPIWTKNPNDLTDEDYLKFYETLYPFSEKPLFWIHLNVDYPFNLTGILYFPKIKNELQLSREKIQLYSRQVFITDEVKDVVPDFLMLLHGVIDSPDIPLNVSRSFLQADANVKKINGYITRKVADKLNELFKNDRTGYEEKFSDIGLFIKYGMVSDDKFYDKAKDFVLLQSADEKYYTLEEYKTKTEATQKDKDDSLVWLYTTDAGKQDAYIQTALTRGYDVLKLEGAIDPHFIGKMEQKLEKTSFKRVDADSLDRLIDKGVTVESVLSEDEKTSLKSLFEGVAGAGYSVDVQPLSSDELPVVLTQNEFMRRMNDMSKMGGQPAFFGSMPMTYNLIINANHPAILRVKDSADSNLAKQLIDLALLSQGLLSGPSLTEFIKRTVATV, encoded by the coding sequence ATGGATACAACCACTTTTCATGAAAAGGGGAATATTTCGATTCACACGGAGAATATTTTCCCCATCATTAAGAAATTTCTGTATTCCGACCATGAGATTTTTCTTCGCGAATTAGTATCCAACGCCGTTGATGCCACGCAGAAAATCAAGCGATTAGCGTCTTTGGGCGAATATGGCGGAGAATTAGGAGATTTGACGATCAAAGTTTCCGTTGATAAAGAAGCCAAAACCATTACCATTAGTGATAAAGGTTTGGGCATGACCGCCGACGAGATTAAAAAGTATATCAATCAGATTGCTTTCTCCGGTGCTCTGGAATTCGTGGAAAAATACAAAGATCAGGGTGTGGAGCGGGGAGCGATTATTGGTCAGTTTGGCCTGGGCTTCTACTCGGCATTTATGGTGGCCTCGCAGGTAGAAATCGTTACCAAGTCGTATCAGGATGCTCCAGCAGCCCGCTGGATTTGCGATGGTTCAACGGAATTTGAGATTACGTCGGCTGACAAAACCGAACGTGGCACGGACATTATTCTGCACGTAGCTCCGGACTCAGAAGAATTTCTGGAACAGTACCGTTTGAATACCATTCTGGAGAAATACGGCAAATTCCTGCCCATCCCCGTCGAATTCGACGGTAAGGTGATCAACGAAACCGAACCCATCTGGACGAAAAATCCGAACGACCTGACGGACGAGGACTACCTGAAGTTCTACGAAACTCTGTACCCGTTCTCAGAAAAACCGCTGTTCTGGATTCACCTCAACGTAGATTATCCCTTCAACCTGACGGGTATTCTCTACTTCCCCAAAATCAAGAATGAACTGCAACTGAGCCGTGAGAAGATTCAGTTGTACAGCCGTCAGGTCTTCATCACGGATGAAGTAAAAGACGTCGTGCCCGATTTCCTGATGCTGCTGCACGGGGTAATCGACTCACCAGACATTCCGCTAAACGTAAGCCGTAGCTTCCTGCAAGCTGACGCGAACGTGAAGAAAATTAACGGGTACATTACCCGTAAAGTAGCGGATAAGCTGAATGAACTCTTCAAGAATGACCGTACGGGTTACGAAGAGAAGTTCAGTGATATCGGCCTCTTCATCAAGTACGGTATGGTGTCGGACGACAAGTTTTACGACAAAGCCAAAGATTTTGTCCTGCTGCAAAGTGCGGATGAGAAGTACTATACGCTGGAAGAGTACAAAACCAAAACCGAAGCGACGCAGAAAGATAAAGACGATTCGCTGGTGTGGCTATATACTACCGACGCTGGTAAACAGGATGCGTACATTCAAACGGCTCTGACCCGGGGGTACGATGTCCTGAAGCTGGAAGGTGCGATTGACCCGCACTTCATCGGCAAGATGGAGCAGAAGTTGGAGAAAACGTCCTTCAAACGTGTAGATGCCGACAGTCTGGATCGCCTGATCGACAAAGGTGTTACGGTGGAAAGCGTACTGAGTGAAGACGAGAAAACGTCCCTGAAATCCCTGTTCGAAGGCGTAGCCGGAGCCGGCTATTCCGTAGACGTACAACCGCTAAGTTCGGACGAGCTTCCGGTAGTATTGACCCAGAATGAGTTCATGCGTCGGATGAATGATATGTCTAAAATGGGAGGTCAGCCGGCCTTCTTTGGTTCGATGCCCATGACGTACAATCTGATCATCAACGCGAACCACCCGGCCATCTTACGCGTGAAAGATTCCGCGGATTCGAATCTGGCCAAGCAACTGATTGACCTGGCCCTGTTGTCACAAGGCTTACTGAGCGGCCCAAGCCTGACGGAGTTTATTAAACGGACGGTAGCAACCGTATAG
- a CDS encoding cysteine hydrolase, whose protein sequence is MQLSADRTALVLIEFQNDFTTEGGVLHDGVKAVMESTQMLPHTIELVRQAREAGVQIVHVPISFTEDYHELNPTPYGILKGVKDAGAFKKGTWGAEIISDLHPHPEDIVIEGKRGLCGFASTNLDFILRSRGLQNIALAGFLTNCCVESTMRTAYEKGYYVMTLTDCCATLSQEEHDNALTKDFPMFSQPMTHQEFLSSVGTEVELVGKGYE, encoded by the coding sequence ATGCAACTTTCAGCAGACCGGACGGCTCTCGTCCTGATTGAGTTTCAGAATGATTTTACGACCGAAGGAGGTGTTTTGCACGACGGCGTAAAGGCCGTTATGGAATCGACTCAGATGCTCCCGCATACCATCGAACTGGTTCGTCAGGCTCGGGAAGCGGGTGTACAGATTGTACACGTACCGATTTCTTTCACGGAAGATTACCATGAATTGAATCCGACGCCGTACGGAATTCTGAAAGGGGTCAAAGATGCCGGAGCCTTCAAAAAGGGAACCTGGGGTGCCGAAATTATTTCGGATTTGCATCCGCATCCCGAGGATATCGTCATCGAAGGAAAACGGGGGCTGTGTGGGTTTGCTAGCACAAACCTCGATTTTATCCTGCGAAGCCGAGGGTTACAAAACATCGCTCTGGCGGGTTTTCTCACCAATTGCTGCGTGGAATCGACGATGCGGACAGCCTACGAAAAAGGTTATTACGTCATGACTCTGACCGATTGTTGTGCAACACTAAGTCAGGAGGAACACGACAACGCTCTGACAAAGGATTTCCCCATGTTTAGTCAGCCCATGACGCATCAGGAGTTTCTAAGCTCCGTAGGTACGGAAGTGGAGCTGGTAGGGAAAGGCTATGAATAG
- a CDS encoding ROK family protein, protein MNHLWGIDLGGTKIECAVLNADNIKEVRVRRRIPTEADQGYEHILNQIEKLVNQVIEELGERPEKIGFATPGTLDPVTQTMRGCNTVVMNDQPMQKDLEARLGVSCLIANDANCFALAEALLGAAPEVHPNAQVVFGIIMGTGVGGGVVINGKVWGGRQGIGGEWGHIFLDESGGPCYCGNVGCVETVLSGPSLQRFYTQEAGEKRSMPDILARHQAGTDAAATATVERMLNQFGKALSIITNLLDPDVIVIGGGVSNIDLLYTEGVQRAQKHIFTPKPDVLVVKNVLGDSAGVFGAALL, encoded by the coding sequence GTGAATCATCTTTGGGGTATAGATTTGGGAGGCACCAAAATTGAGTGTGCCGTATTAAACGCCGACAACATCAAAGAAGTCCGGGTTCGTCGCCGGATTCCTACCGAAGCCGACCAAGGGTACGAACATATTCTTAATCAGATTGAAAAACTGGTTAACCAGGTTATTGAAGAGTTAGGTGAACGGCCGGAGAAAATTGGCTTTGCTACTCCCGGTACGCTTGATCCTGTTACGCAAACGATGCGGGGCTGTAATACCGTAGTAATGAATGACCAGCCCATGCAGAAAGATCTTGAAGCACGGCTGGGCGTATCCTGTTTGATTGCCAATGATGCCAACTGTTTTGCCTTAGCCGAGGCCCTTTTGGGTGCTGCACCTGAAGTACATCCGAATGCTCAGGTTGTATTCGGTATCATTATGGGTACGGGCGTCGGTGGGGGCGTAGTAATCAACGGAAAAGTATGGGGCGGTCGTCAAGGAATTGGCGGTGAATGGGGGCATATCTTTCTGGATGAATCCGGAGGGCCTTGCTACTGCGGAAATGTAGGTTGCGTAGAAACGGTATTATCAGGACCTTCGCTTCAACGTTTTTACACGCAGGAAGCCGGTGAAAAACGCAGTATGCCTGACATTTTGGCCCGCCATCAGGCCGGTACGGATGCGGCCGCAACGGCTACCGTTGAACGTATGCTGAATCAGTTCGGAAAGGCGTTGTCGATCATTACCAATTTGCTTGATCCGGACGTGATTGTGATTGGGGGGGGCGTCTCTAACATTGATCTGCTGTATACCGAAGGCGTACAGCGGGCACAAAAGCACATCTTTACGCCTAAGCCTGATGTGTTAGTAGTGAAAAACGTGTTAGGCGATAGTGCGGGCGTTTTTGGAGCAGCTCTTTTGTAA
- a CDS encoding PI-PLC domain-containing protein — protein MKRLFTACLLLGTIQAGLSQTNFKYRPSAHSHNDYEQIKPLENAYALGFGSIEADVYVQNGELMVAHERNEIKPERTFRQLYLTPLLKLVRQHEGYPYPGHHPLQLMVDLKDAEALPLLEHLLKSHQFELKQVRFVVSGNMPRPEEFKNYDPIINFDGRRSQSYAADAKARVPLISADFKEFSTQAWDGITPLPKEVESKLKTFVAQAHANGQKTRVWGTPNTALAYQTLQKIGLDYIGSDQLDKLAATLN, from the coding sequence ATGAAACGCCTATTTACCGCCTGTCTTTTGCTGGGAACAATCCAAGCGGGTCTGTCCCAAACGAACTTTAAATATCGGCCATCCGCCCATTCGCACAACGATTACGAACAAATTAAACCTCTGGAAAATGCGTATGCTTTAGGCTTTGGCTCGATTGAAGCAGATGTATACGTACAAAATGGGGAATTGATGGTGGCTCACGAACGCAACGAAATCAAACCCGAGCGTACCTTCCGTCAATTGTATCTGACGCCCTTGCTCAAATTAGTACGGCAGCACGAAGGTTATCCGTACCCGGGCCATCATCCCTTGCAATTGATGGTTGATCTGAAGGATGCGGAAGCGTTGCCCCTGCTGGAGCACTTACTCAAATCACATCAATTTGAACTGAAGCAGGTTCGCTTTGTGGTGAGTGGTAATATGCCTCGTCCAGAAGAATTCAAAAATTACGATCCGATCATCAATTTTGATGGCCGTCGCTCTCAAAGCTATGCGGCTGACGCAAAGGCACGCGTACCCTTGATTAGTGCCGACTTTAAAGAATTCAGCACGCAAGCCTGGGATGGTATTACACCGCTCCCGAAGGAGGTAGAGTCAAAACTAAAAACCTTCGTCGCTCAGGCTCACGCCAATGGGCAGAAAACCCGCGTATGGGGAACTCCGAACACGGCTCTGGCATACCAGACCCTTCAGAAAATTGGACTCGATTACATTGGCTCGGATCAACTCGACAAATTGGCGGCTACCCTTAACTAG
- a CDS encoding M1 family metallopeptidase has product MFLTSKKSGLLAAAFLTSFAALSQEVQNLPVPLEIQKAYENGTRSTDGKPGAKYWQNHSDYKIQVDLNPATRRLSGTEQVVYTNNSTTRLQNLVVRLYPDIFKKDANRDEREIDPSDINESGVDVESISINGTEAKIQRNGTNMFVSVRGGLAPGEKLTLDVKWNYLIPAKTHIREGIYFNTSYMVAYWYPQIAVYDDIDGWDKQDYTGQKEFYNDFNTYDVNITVPASHLVWATGEWQNPDKILSTEYLNRYKNSRTSSEVVKIVSSTDREKGGITLAKTGTHTYHFKAEHVPDFVFAASDTYLWDAASAVADPKTGRRTGVAAVYHPSSKDFYDVCRYAKQCVEYFSTYLPGVPFPYPNETVFNGSGGMEFPMFVNDGSYPPAFAAEVTAHEIAHTYFPFYMGINERKYAWMDEGWAQTLPNWLEFDIAGMPKKFMPQQTNAAYFDQFAGKEQEQPMMVPTNLLNGSAYTFATYMRPSQAYTFLRDMLGHDKFKATLQEYMARWNGKHPMPYDFFFSFNDYLKEDLSWYWKPWFFEKGYPDLALSDVSDKKGKTKIVVTRKGSLPVPIRLIVLFNDDSTEEINETARYWKDGAKTFEVDKKFGKPIKKITLSGLMIPDVNRKDNVWEPAAKQ; this is encoded by the coding sequence ATGTTTCTCACGAGTAAAAAATCTGGTTTGCTGGCGGCGGCCTTCCTGACCTCCTTTGCTGCTTTGAGCCAGGAAGTGCAGAACCTGCCCGTACCCCTGGAAATTCAGAAAGCCTACGAAAACGGCACGCGGAGCACGGATGGCAAGCCGGGTGCGAAATACTGGCAAAATCATTCAGACTATAAAATTCAGGTAGACCTAAATCCGGCTACGCGTCGACTGAGCGGTACGGAACAGGTTGTCTATACCAACAATAGTACGACCCGTCTGCAAAATCTGGTGGTTCGACTGTATCCGGACATTTTTAAGAAAGACGCCAACCGCGATGAACGTGAAATCGACCCTTCGGATATTAATGAAAGTGGGGTTGATGTAGAAAGCATCAGCATTAATGGTACTGAAGCCAAAATTCAGCGGAATGGTACCAATATGTTCGTGAGCGTTCGGGGAGGACTGGCACCGGGTGAAAAACTGACCCTGGATGTGAAGTGGAATTACCTGATTCCTGCCAAGACGCACATCCGCGAAGGAATCTATTTCAATACTTCGTACATGGTGGCGTACTGGTATCCGCAGATTGCTGTTTACGACGACATCGATGGTTGGGACAAACAGGATTATACGGGTCAGAAGGAGTTTTACAACGACTTTAATACCTACGACGTGAACATTACCGTTCCGGCCAGTCACCTGGTTTGGGCAACGGGGGAATGGCAAAATCCGGATAAGATTCTTTCCACGGAATATTTGAACCGGTACAAAAATTCACGTACATCCAGTGAAGTCGTGAAAATCGTTTCGTCTACGGATCGCGAAAAAGGTGGAATCACCCTCGCCAAAACGGGTACGCATACTTACCATTTCAAGGCCGAGCACGTACCTGACTTCGTGTTTGCCGCTTCGGATACCTATCTCTGGGATGCAGCCAGTGCCGTAGCTGATCCAAAAACGGGTCGTCGGACGGGCGTTGCCGCGGTATATCACCCATCCAGTAAGGATTTTTACGACGTATGCCGGTATGCTAAGCAGTGCGTGGAGTACTTCTCGACCTACCTGCCCGGCGTACCATTTCCGTATCCGAATGAGACCGTATTCAACGGGTCGGGAGGGATGGAATTCCCGATGTTCGTGAACGATGGTTCATATCCTCCGGCTTTTGCGGCCGAAGTGACGGCTCACGAAATCGCTCACACGTATTTCCCTTTTTACATGGGAATCAACGAGCGGAAGTACGCGTGGATGGACGAAGGATGGGCTCAAACCCTGCCCAACTGGCTGGAATTCGACATTGCCGGAATGCCTAAGAAGTTCATGCCGCAGCAAACCAACGCCGCTTACTTTGACCAGTTTGCCGGAAAAGAGCAGGAGCAACCCATGATGGTACCGACCAACCTGCTCAACGGATCGGCATATACGTTCGCCACCTATATGCGTCCTTCCCAGGCGTATACCTTCCTGCGGGATATGCTGGGCCATGATAAATTCAAGGCCACCCTGCAGGAGTACATGGCTCGCTGGAATGGCAAACACCCCATGCCGTACGACTTCTTTTTCTCATTCAATGATTACCTGAAAGAGGATTTGTCCTGGTATTGGAAACCTTGGTTCTTCGAAAAAGGCTATCCCGATCTGGCTCTGAGCGATGTCAGTGACAAGAAGGGAAAGACAAAGATCGTCGTAACCCGTAAAGGTTCATTGCCCGTACCGATTCGTCTGATCGTGCTGTTCAACGACGATTCTACTGAAGAAATCAACGAAACAGCCCGGTACTGGAAAGATGGAGCGAAAACCTTTGAAGTAGATAAGAAATTTGGTAAACCCATCAAGAAAATTACCCTCAGCGGTTTGATGATTCCGGACGTAAACCGTAAGGACAACGTTTGGGAACCCGCAGCGAAACAATAG